From Lysinibacillus sp. SGAir0095, the proteins below share one genomic window:
- a CDS encoding glucose 1-dehydrogenase produces MGRLKDKVAIITGAAQGMGAAHAKLFVDEGAKVVITDLNEEKGQALVAELGENARFIKQNVASEEDWLIVVAKTEEAFGPINILVNNAGITMAKSLMETTLEDYRRIVEINQVSVFLGMKAVVPSMQKGGGGSIINISSMNGLVAGAVGYTDTKFAVRGLTKAAAMECANFGIRVNSVHPGVIATPMVVQEDTKAAVEEFAKHIPMGRVAQPEEVSKMVLFLASDESSYSTGSEFIIDGGMTAR; encoded by the coding sequence ATGGGTCGATTAAAAGATAAAGTAGCAATTATTACTGGAGCAGCACAAGGGATGGGAGCAGCCCATGCCAAATTATTCGTGGATGAAGGCGCAAAGGTCGTTATTACAGACTTAAACGAAGAGAAAGGCCAAGCTTTAGTAGCAGAACTTGGTGAAAACGCACGATTCATAAAACAGAATGTAGCATCTGAAGAAGATTGGTTAATAGTTGTTGCTAAAACTGAAGAAGCATTTGGCCCTATAAATATATTAGTAAATAATGCCGGGATTACTATGGCAAAATCTTTGATGGAGACAACTTTAGAAGACTATCGCCGTATTGTAGAGATTAACCAGGTGTCTGTATTCTTAGGGATGAAAGCAGTAGTTCCATCTATGCAAAAGGGAGGCGGCGGTTCTATTATCAATATCTCCTCAATGAACGGTTTAGTTGCGGGTGCTGTAGGTTATACAGATACGAAATTTGCTGTACGCGGCTTAACAAAAGCTGCAGCAATGGAGTGTGCTAACTTTGGAATTCGTGTTAACTCTGTACATCCAGGTGTAATCGCAACGCCAATGGTTGTTCAAGAGGATACTAAAGCTGCTGTAGAAGAATTTGCAAAGCATATTCCAATGGGGCGCGTTGCACAGCCTGAGGAAGTTTCAAAAATGGTATTATTCCTAGCTTCTGATGAATCAAGTTACTCGACTGGCTCAGAATTTATTATCGATGGCGGTATGACAGCTCGTTAA
- a CDS encoding TetR/AcrR family transcriptional regulator gives MNKREQKKLETKQTIIKVAKELFLDRGLLEVQMQEIADDAQIGIATLFRYFPKKEYVVFTVANEILEDMDTHIRKIIEQSLTAYEKVSRILDYYTEMTGEAHTKLIRFHHSFDLYTSMAEYPDDMMTPYRQSRERFLATLMQIVKDSEVDRSIREDIDQHLLVTTIVHSFSFFCVKIATTNPQIVPVTSPDSLAQIELMKAMFLEFIKP, from the coding sequence ATGAACAAACGAGAACAAAAGAAGTTAGAAACAAAACAAACGATTATTAAAGTGGCAAAAGAATTGTTCTTAGATCGTGGGTTGCTAGAGGTTCAAATGCAGGAAATTGCGGATGACGCACAAATTGGCATTGCCACGCTATTCCGTTACTTCCCTAAGAAGGAGTACGTTGTGTTTACAGTAGCGAATGAAATTTTAGAAGACATGGATACACATATCCGAAAGATTATCGAGCAATCATTAACTGCCTATGAAAAAGTTTCGCGTATTTTAGATTACTACACAGAAATGACGGGGGAGGCTCATACAAAGCTTATCCGTTTCCACCATTCATTTGATTTATATACATCAATGGCCGAATATCCGGATGATATGATGACACCTTACCGTCAGTCTAGAGAGCGCTTTTTGGCAACCTTGATGCAAATTGTCAAAGACAGTGAAGTAGACCGTTCCATTCGTGAAGATATCGATCAACATTTACTCGTGACAACTATTGTCCATAGTTTTAGCTTTTTCTGCGTTAAAATTGCGACAACAAATCCGCAGATCGTGCCGGTTACATCACCGGACTCATTAGCGCAGATTGAGCTCATGAAGGCTATGTTTTTGGAATTTATCAAGCCTTGA
- the uvsE gene encoding UV DNA damage repair endonuclease UvsE, with the protein MKIRFGYVANAMGLWDASPSKTLTFARYSTLPKDERMEKLKSVTAQNLHHTKRILYYNIAHEIELYRFSSSLVPLATHPEVMWDFYTPFKNEWEELGKIVQQFKLRVSFHPNQFTLFTSPKEEVTMNAVKDMEYHYKMLRAMNALHTGLINIHIGGAYGDKSKSLDRFHQNLKQLPHEIKKHMTLENDDKTYNVPETLLVCEKEGIPMVLDYHHHMANKEEADLQLDLQRIFHTWNSTNVLPKVHISSPKSDQAFRSHADYVSLDFVLPFLKKAKELDQNFDIMIEAKQKNLAMQKLVEEIAAIRGVKRISSSSVEW; encoded by the coding sequence ATGAAAATACGGTTCGGATACGTAGCAAATGCAATGGGATTATGGGATGCAAGTCCATCAAAAACTTTAACTTTTGCCCGGTATTCAACACTTCCCAAAGATGAACGAATGGAAAAGTTAAAATCGGTAACAGCACAAAACTTACATCATACGAAAAGAATTTTGTACTACAATATTGCCCATGAAATAGAATTATATCGGTTTTCGAGTTCTTTAGTCCCTTTGGCAACCCATCCTGAGGTGATGTGGGATTTCTATACTCCATTCAAAAATGAATGGGAGGAGCTAGGAAAAATAGTCCAACAATTTAAGCTAAGGGTAAGCTTTCACCCAAATCAATTTACACTTTTCACAAGCCCAAAAGAAGAAGTAACAATGAATGCTGTAAAGGATATGGAATATCACTATAAAATGCTGAGAGCCATGAATGCCCTACATACAGGTTTAATCAATATTCATATAGGGGGAGCCTATGGGGATAAAAGCAAATCATTAGATCGATTCCATCAAAATCTCAAACAGTTGCCACATGAAATTAAAAAACATATGACCCTTGAAAACGATGATAAGACATATAATGTACCTGAAACACTTCTAGTCTGTGAAAAGGAAGGCATTCCAATGGTACTTGATTATCATCACCATATGGCTAATAAGGAGGAAGCCGACCTTCAACTTGATTTACAGCGTATTTTTCACACATGGAATTCAACAAATGTTCTACCGAAAGTTCACATTTCTTCTCCCAAATCTGATCAAGCCTTCCGTTCACATGCAGACTATGTCTCATTAGACTTTGTCCTCCCCTTCTTAAAGAAGGCAAAGGAACTGGACCAGAACTTTGACATAATGATAGAAGCAAAACAGAAGAACCTTGCTATGCAGAAACTTGTGGAGGAAATAGCTGCTATTCGAGGAGTCAAACGTATTTCGAGTTCATCTGTAGAATGGTAA
- a CDS encoding carboxymuconolactone decarboxylase family protein, producing the protein MELNAGNQTEAALIKYKKGLGVFNEKMPGFVSQFNAFTEECFKDGAITQKQKHLIALGISIHAQDEYCIIYHTKGCLDHGCSEQEIIEAIGVTAALGGGPSLSQGVTLVLDCMNEMNHMKQ; encoded by the coding sequence TTGGAATTGAATGCTGGAAATCAAACTGAAGCAGCACTGATCAAATATAAAAAGGGTCTTGGTGTATTTAACGAAAAGATGCCTGGATTTGTAAGTCAGTTTAATGCCTTTACAGAAGAATGCTTTAAAGATGGTGCAATAACTCAAAAGCAAAAACATCTAATCGCATTAGGAATAAGTATCCATGCTCAAGATGAGTATTGCATTATTTATCATACAAAAGGATGTCTTGATCATGGATGTTCAGAGCAAGAAATTATTGAAGCGATAGGTGTGACTGCAGCATTAGGTGGTGGGCCATCGTTGAGTCAGGGTGTTACTCTTGTTCTGGATTGTATGAATGAAATGAATCATATGAAACAGTAA
- a CDS encoding transcriptional regulator SplA domain-containing protein codes for MENQNYQAGDIVYVFYRNPHTQDVANVQSAAVVNNPENEDELALFLYETYYPLSTEMAVYSSEEEANQAYNYYYGDTSEGFLQ; via the coding sequence ATGGAAAATCAAAATTATCAGGCTGGCGATATTGTTTATGTTTTTTACAGAAATCCTCATACACAAGATGTAGCAAATGTTCAATCAGCAGCCGTGGTAAATAACCCTGAGAACGAGGATGAATTGGCTTTATTTTTATATGAAACCTATTATCCCCTTTCAACTGAAATGGCAGTTTATTCTTCAGAAGAAGAAGCAAACCAAGCCTACAACTATTATTACGGGGATACTTCAGAAGGATTTTTGCAATGA
- the splB gene encoding spore photoproduct lyase, with protein MNNPFTPRLVYFEPAALDYPLGKELYEKFKNMNIEIRETTSHNQVRNLPGDNDFKKYRVAKSTLVVGIRKTLKFDTSKPSAEYAIPFATGCMGHCHYCYLQTTMGSKPYIRTYVNVEEILEAADKYMEERAPEITRFEASCTSDIVGIDHLTHTLKRAIEHFGKSELGKLRFVTKFHHVDHLLDAEHNGKTRFRFSVNADYVIKNFEPGTSPLEKRIEAAGKVARAGYPLGFIVAPIYLHEGWKDGYYKMFERLDAELPVDAREDITFEFIQHRFTKPAKRVIEKNYPMTKLELDEEKRRYKWGKYGIGKYIYQKEEEEDIKKYLYMYMEKFFPNAKLEYFT; from the coding sequence ATGAATAATCCATTTACACCTAGACTTGTCTATTTTGAACCAGCTGCATTGGACTATCCTTTAGGAAAAGAACTATATGAGAAATTTAAAAATATGAATATTGAAATACGTGAAACTACTTCACACAATCAAGTAAGGAACTTACCAGGCGATAATGACTTTAAAAAATATCGCGTTGCCAAATCCACACTTGTAGTAGGAATTAGAAAAACGCTTAAATTTGACACCTCCAAGCCATCCGCAGAGTACGCAATTCCTTTTGCAACGGGTTGCATGGGGCACTGTCATTATTGCTATTTGCAAACTACGATGGGAAGTAAACCCTATATCCGTACATATGTCAATGTAGAGGAGATTCTTGAGGCAGCGGACAAATATATGGAGGAACGCGCTCCAGAAATAACAAGGTTCGAGGCTTCCTGTACATCTGATATAGTTGGAATTGATCATTTAACCCATACTTTAAAAAGAGCTATAGAGCATTTTGGAAAATCAGAGCTTGGCAAACTTAGATTTGTGACAAAATTTCACCATGTAGACCACTTGCTTGATGCCGAACATAACGGAAAAACAAGATTCCGTTTCAGTGTTAACGCTGATTATGTCATTAAAAACTTTGAACCGGGGACTTCTCCTTTAGAAAAAAGAATAGAAGCAGCAGGTAAAGTTGCACGTGCTGGCTATCCACTCGGATTTATAGTGGCACCAATCTATCTTCATGAAGGATGGAAGGATGGCTACTATAAAATGTTTGAGCGTTTGGATGCGGAATTGCCCGTTGATGCCAGGGAAGATATTACCTTTGAGTTTATTCAGCACCGTTTTACAAAGCCTGCGAAGCGAGTGATTGAGAAAAACTACCCCATGACAAAATTAGAATTAGACGAAGAAAAAAGAAGATATAAATGGGGGAAATACGGAATTGGGAAGTATATCTATCAAAAGGAAGAAGAAGAGGATATAAAAAAATATCTTTACATGTATATGGAAAAGTTCTTTCCCAATGCAAAATTGGAGTATTTTACTTAA
- the ahpC gene encoding alkyl hydroperoxide reductase subunit C has translation MSLIGKEVQAFSAKAFQKGEFIDVSEQNFKGQWSVVCFYPADFTFVCPTELEDLQNQYATLKDLGVEVYSVSTDTHFTHKAWHDHSETIGKIEYIMIGDPSQKISRIFDVLDEEEGLADRGTFIIDPDGVIQTVEINAGGIGRDASTLVNKIKAAQYVRNNPGEVCPAKWEEGAATLKPSLDLVGKI, from the coding sequence ATGTCTTTAATCGGAAAAGAAGTACAAGCATTCTCAGCAAAAGCATTCCAAAAAGGTGAATTTATTGATGTATCTGAACAAAACTTTAAAGGTCAATGGAGTGTTGTTTGTTTCTACCCTGCAGACTTCACATTTGTATGTCCAACTGAATTAGAAGACCTTCAAAACCAATACGCAACTCTAAAAGATTTAGGAGTTGAAGTATATTCAGTTTCAACAGATACGCATTTTACTCATAAAGCATGGCATGATCATTCAGAAACAATCGGCAAGATTGAGTATATTATGATTGGTGACCCTTCTCAAAAAATCTCTCGTATCTTTGACGTGTTAGACGAAGAAGAAGGACTTGCAGATCGCGGAACATTTATCATCGATCCAGACGGTGTTATTCAAACTGTTGAAATTAATGCTGGTGGTATTGGTCGTGATGCAAGTACGCTAGTAAATAAAATTAAAGCAGCACAATATGTACGCAACAATCCAGGTGAAGTATGCCCAGCTAAATGGGAAGAAGGGGCTGCGACACTTAAGCCAAGCCTAGATCTTGTTGGCAAGATTTAA
- the ahpF gene encoding alkyl hydroperoxide reductase subunit F: MLLDAEIKAQLAQYLQLMEGDVLLKVSAGNDDISRDMLALVDELTTMSKHIKVENAQLNRTPSFSVNRIGEDTGITFAGIPLGHEFTSLVLALLQVSGRAPKVDQKVIDQVKSIQGEYHFDSYISLTCHNCPDVVQALNVMSVLNPNITHTMIDGAAFKEEVESKDIMAVPTVFLNGEPFGNGRMTLEEILAKVGSAPDASEFADKEPFDVLVVGGGPAGASAAIYSARKGIRTGIVAERFGGQIMDTLGIENFIGTKYTEGPKLAASLEEHVKEYEIDVMNLQRAKRLEKKDLIEIELENGAVLKSKTVILSTGARWRNVNVPGEAEFKNKGVAYCPHCDGPLFAGKRVAVIGGGNSGVEAAIDLAGIVKHVTVLEYSNALKADSVLQDRLNSLSNVTVIKNAQTTEITGADKVNGISYKDQETEQIHHIELEGIFVQIGLVPNTDWLSDEVERTRMGEIIVDKHGSTSIPGVFAAGDCTDNPFKQIIISMGSGANAALGAFDYLIRN, translated from the coding sequence ATGTTATTAGATGCAGAGATCAAAGCACAACTAGCCCAATATCTTCAACTGATGGAAGGCGATGTGCTACTTAAAGTAAGTGCGGGAAATGATGATATTTCCCGCGATATGTTGGCTTTAGTAGATGAATTAACTACTATGTCCAAACATATTAAAGTCGAAAATGCCCAATTAAATAGAACACCAAGCTTTAGCGTAAATCGCATCGGGGAAGATACTGGCATCACATTTGCTGGTATTCCACTTGGACATGAATTTACATCTTTAGTTTTAGCACTACTTCAAGTTAGCGGAAGAGCCCCAAAGGTAGATCAAAAGGTCATTGATCAGGTAAAAAGTATTCAAGGAGAATACCACTTTGACTCTTATATCAGTTTGACATGCCATAATTGCCCTGATGTTGTTCAAGCTCTTAACGTAATGAGCGTTCTTAACCCTAATATTACTCATACGATGATTGATGGGGCAGCTTTTAAAGAAGAAGTCGAAAGCAAAGACATCATGGCTGTACCAACTGTATTCTTGAATGGAGAACCTTTCGGCAATGGTCGTATGACCCTGGAGGAGATCCTTGCCAAGGTTGGCAGCGCACCAGACGCATCCGAGTTTGCTGACAAAGAGCCATTTGATGTCCTTGTTGTTGGCGGCGGGCCTGCTGGTGCAAGTGCTGCCATCTATTCTGCACGTAAAGGTATCCGTACAGGAATTGTGGCAGAACGCTTTGGTGGCCAAATAATGGATACACTAGGCATTGAAAACTTTATTGGTACAAAATATACTGAGGGTCCTAAACTCGCGGCAAGCTTGGAAGAGCATGTGAAAGAATACGAGATTGATGTAATGAATCTTCAGCGTGCTAAACGTCTAGAAAAGAAAGATTTAATCGAAATTGAGCTCGAAAATGGAGCAGTTCTAAAAAGCAAAACGGTCATTCTTTCAACTGGTGCTCGTTGGCGTAATGTGAACGTACCAGGAGAAGCAGAATTTAAAAACAAAGGGGTAGCCTACTGCCCACATTGTGATGGTCCTTTATTTGCTGGAAAACGAGTGGCCGTTATCGGTGGTGGAAACTCAGGTGTTGAAGCTGCCATTGACCTAGCGGGAATTGTGAAACATGTAACAGTTCTTGAATATTCAAATGCATTAAAAGCGGACTCTGTCCTGCAAGATCGTTTAAATAGTCTGTCAAACGTAACGGTTATCAAAAATGCACAAACAACTGAAATTACAGGCGCTGATAAAGTAAATGGGATTTCATACAAAGATCAAGAAACAGAACAAATCCATCATATTGAACTTGAAGGGATTTTCGTTCAGATTGGTCTTGTACCAAATACAGACTGGTTAAGTGATGAAGTTGAACGTACACGTATGGGTGAAATAATTGTAGATAAGCATGGCTCTACAAGCATCCCAGGTGTATTTGCTGCTGGTGATTGTACAGATAACCCATTTAAACAAATTATTATTTCAATGGGATCAGGTGCAAATGCAGCTTTAGGTGCTTTTGATTACCTAATCCGTAACTAA
- a CDS encoding nucleotide sugar dehydrogenase: METKKQSIAVLGLGFVGLPLCQRFLEIGNTVHGIDIDRRKVESILNGEIYNPDINKNFISECIKKGQFVLHDASKGVANADVIIICVPTPLTSENKPDLSYVIQAISNILPYLKENQLVCLESTTYPGTTEELILPRIEAQGFQIGKNIYLAYSPERINPGSTIPLQVIPKVVGGTTEECLKRAVEVYESIFDTVHKVSSTKAAEMTKILENTQRFINISFINDCAILCEKMNIDIFEVIEAAATKPYGFVPFTPSTGIGGHCIPIDPLYLSWKAKEFGHESVFINIADQINKKMPEYITEKILDFLLSKPRKLSSSVLLIGLAYKKDINDVRESASLKIMEYLLQKGIDVAYYDPYVPQVMINSQMYHSIRVDEISNYDVNVLLTEHTNLPYEKIYASPKNLLDLKKFFVSSPRYSKEEMEK, from the coding sequence ATGGAAACTAAAAAACAATCTATTGCAGTCCTTGGATTAGGATTTGTAGGTTTACCCCTATGTCAGCGATTTTTAGAAATAGGGAATACTGTCCATGGAATTGATATAGATAGACGAAAAGTGGAAAGTATACTTAATGGCGAGATATATAATCCCGATATTAATAAAAATTTTATAAGTGAGTGTATTAAGAAAGGTCAATTTGTTCTTCATGACGCTTCTAAAGGAGTGGCTAACGCAGATGTCATTATCATATGTGTACCAACTCCGTTAACTAGTGAAAATAAACCAGATCTCTCTTATGTGATTCAAGCAATTTCTAACATTTTGCCCTATTTAAAAGAAAATCAACTAGTTTGTTTAGAGAGTACAACATACCCAGGTACTACAGAAGAATTAATTCTACCTAGAATAGAAGCACAGGGTTTTCAAATTGGTAAAAATATTTATTTAGCATATTCTCCTGAAAGAATTAATCCAGGAAGTACGATCCCACTTCAAGTAATTCCAAAGGTTGTAGGTGGAACTACTGAAGAATGTCTAAAACGAGCTGTTGAAGTTTATGAAAGTATTTTCGATACAGTTCATAAAGTATCTTCTACAAAAGCTGCAGAAATGACGAAAATATTAGAAAATACACAAAGATTTATTAATATTTCCTTTATTAATGATTGTGCCATTCTTTGTGAAAAAATGAATATTGATATATTTGAAGTTATTGAGGCTGCTGCAACTAAACCATACGGATTTGTTCCTTTTACACCTAGTACTGGTATCGGTGGTCATTGCATTCCTATTGATCCTCTCTATCTATCCTGGAAAGCGAAGGAATTCGGCCATGAATCAGTATTTATCAATATTGCGGATCAAATTAATAAAAAAATGCCGGAATATATTACTGAAAAAATACTCGATTTTCTACTATCTAAACCAAGAAAACTATCGTCATCTGTTCTTTTAATTGGGTTAGCCTATAAAAAAGATATTAATGATGTGAGAGAGTCCGCTTCCCTAAAGATAATGGAGTATCTTCTTCAAAAGGGCATCGATGTAGCTTATTATGATCCGTACGTACCACAAGTAATGATTAATTCCCAAATGTATCATTCGATTAGAGTAGATGAAATCAGTAATTATGATGTGAATGTGTTGTTAACGGAACATACAAATCTTCCCTATGAAAAGATTTACGCATCGCCAAAGAATTTATTAGATCTTAAAAAGTTTTTTGTATCCTCTCCCCGATACTCAAAGGAGGAAATGGAAAAGTGA
- a CDS encoding NAD-dependent epimerase/dehydratase family protein, translated as MNKILITGGAGFIGSHLTDYLLEKGYQVTVIDNLSNGSADYLRDALNNPRFSYYEGTVLDRVLMEELIKENDIVYHLAAVLGVKNTVDDPLKVIEGNIDGTRVVLEIAYQYSKKVIFASTSEIYGKNPELPYTEESNRILGDPSIHRWCYATAKALDEHMCFAYAKKGLPVTVVRFFNAFGPRQDHSAYGGVIPIFIKKALMNEKLPIHGDGTQLRCFGFIQDIMKGLETAMHQNANNQAFNLGATEKITILELAKKIITLTGSNSEHEFVPYEVAYGEGFEDIPARLPSLDKANKILGYQTKTSLEEGLIKTIKWYETKLLKR; from the coding sequence GTGAATAAGATTTTAATAACAGGCGGCGCAGGGTTTATTGGTTCCCACTTAACGGATTACCTTCTTGAAAAAGGCTATCAGGTAACAGTCATCGATAATTTATCAAACGGATCTGCTGATTATTTAAGAGATGCGTTAAATAATCCCCGATTCTCCTATTACGAGGGGACAGTACTTGATCGAGTTTTAATGGAAGAATTGATTAAAGAAAATGATATTGTCTATCACCTAGCTGCTGTTTTAGGGGTAAAAAATACCGTTGATGATCCATTAAAAGTCATTGAGGGGAATATTGACGGAACAAGGGTTGTATTGGAGATTGCCTATCAATATAGCAAAAAAGTAATTTTTGCTTCTACTTCAGAAATTTACGGAAAAAATCCTGAACTACCTTATACAGAGGAGTCTAATCGAATCTTAGGGGATCCTTCTATTCATCGTTGGTGTTACGCTACTGCAAAAGCATTAGACGAACATATGTGTTTCGCATATGCAAAGAAGGGTCTACCAGTAACAGTGGTTAGATTTTTTAACGCGTTCGGTCCAAGGCAAGATCATTCTGCTTATGGTGGCGTAATACCTATTTTCATTAAAAAGGCACTAATGAATGAAAAATTACCTATTCACGGGGATGGAACTCAGCTCAGATGCTTCGGTTTTATACAGGATATTATGAAAGGGCTTGAAACAGCCATGCATCAAAATGCAAATAATCAAGCATTTAACTTAGGAGCAACCGAAAAAATTACCATTCTGGAATTAGCTAAAAAAATTATCACTTTAACTGGCAGCAATTCAGAACATGAATTTGTACCTTATGAAGTCGCCTATGGTGAAGGCTTTGAAGATATACCTGCTCGGCTCCCTTCCTTGGATAAAGCGAACAAAATATTAGGTTATCAAACGAAAACAAGCTTAGAGGAAGGGCTTATTAAAACAATTAAATGGTATGAAACTAAGCTATTAAAGCGTTAA
- a CDS encoding DUF4183 domain-containing protein → MGLKIIKSVSAMQNKIVVAPEVSRFFYELKKNVGESSMLRINAEDFLDDSGNRIDSLPALNMMNSYFNVYINGILQMDDIFSYTSGGKGIGNLLVSLPEETEIELGTPIILEVINFEPTVKSGT, encoded by the coding sequence ATGGGTCTTAAAATAATTAAATCGGTGTCGGCTATGCAAAATAAAATTGTAGTGGCACCAGAAGTGTCACGCTTTTTTTATGAACTCAAGAAAAATGTTGGAGAATCCTCAATGTTAAGAATTAATGCTGAAGATTTTTTGGATGACTCAGGTAATCGTATTGATTCATTACCAGCACTAAATATGATGAACAGTTATTTCAATGTTTACATTAATGGTATTTTGCAAATGGATGATATTTTTAGCTATACTTCTGGCGGAAAAGGGATTGGCAACCTGTTAGTTTCACTTCCGGAAGAAACAGAGATTGAATTGGGAACTCCTATAATTTTAGAAGTAATCAACTTTGAACCTACAGTTAAAAGCGGAACATAA
- a CDS encoding DUF4183 domain-containing protein has product MSIINHQSNLSKPFLSIPELNKNEQTLFKIPKKATIFEYYSVSDGYKKIFTNNDSLSGYGEQKIQDTENVSLYNLFINGVLQPSATYKIEDEKLILTTDDVPIKGSPIILQMILI; this is encoded by the coding sequence ATGAGTATCATTAACCATCAATCTAATTTATCTAAACCTTTTCTTTCGATACCGGAATTAAACAAGAATGAGCAAACTTTATTTAAAATTCCAAAGAAAGCTACAATCTTCGAGTATTATTCAGTGTCTGATGGATATAAGAAAATATTTACAAATAATGATTCGTTAAGTGGTTATGGTGAACAAAAAATTCAGGATACTGAAAATGTTTCACTTTATAATTTATTTATCAATGGTGTCCTACAGCCAAGTGCAACATACAAAATTGAGGACGAAAAACTAATTTTAACTACAGATGATGTTCCAATAAAGGGTTCCCCTATTATTCTCCAAATGATTTTAATATAA
- a CDS encoding glycosyltransferase family 4 protein, whose protein sequence is MKILLATYWPIPHVGGVWSYLKQLASALESYGHEVDILGYDEENLSVGLYNQGRVIQREKIIPIINANLNEKNYPEMYANFLVKWTEFQRYVYELSAAYFGLEKYDLIHTQDVISTYCLSRIKPKDTPLIATIHGSVAHEIRLQLETVHKSDTSDMARSYYDILENKGATSANVTIVCNQWLKKILTNEFNVPEQQIKVLHYGFDTEQFLLKSRQQSTMLRPDNKKVILYAGRLVELKGINFLISALRDLKEIRDDWVCWIAGTGEQEAELKAQASSLGLDHHIIFLGKRDDVPSLLKQTDIFVLPTLIENQPISVIEAQIAGKAVIASDVGGIPEVIEHGVTGLLTPAKNTAMLTNNLNLLLSNNKLRKLLGSNAKKWGMTHWSIDSGMLKLMEIYKGVMKGRSI, encoded by the coding sequence ATGAAAATATTATTAGCAACATATTGGCCAATACCTCACGTTGGAGGCGTATGGAGCTATTTGAAACAATTGGCAAGTGCTCTTGAATCTTATGGTCATGAAGTTGATATCTTAGGGTACGATGAGGAGAATTTATCTGTTGGATTATATAATCAAGGAAGAGTAATCCAAAGAGAGAAGATCATTCCCATTATTAATGCAAATTTAAATGAAAAGAATTACCCTGAGATGTATGCAAATTTCTTGGTAAAATGGACTGAATTTCAACGATATGTATATGAATTAAGTGCAGCTTATTTTGGTCTGGAAAAATATGATTTAATTCACACACAAGATGTCATTTCCACTTACTGTTTAAGTAGAATAAAACCGAAGGATACCCCCCTAATCGCAACAATTCATGGATCAGTAGCACATGAAATCAGACTTCAATTGGAAACTGTCCATAAATCAGATACATCCGATATGGCACGTTCCTATTATGATATCCTTGAAAATAAAGGCGCAACTTCAGCAAATGTGACAATCGTATGCAATCAATGGTTAAAAAAGATTCTGACGAATGAATTTAATGTTCCGGAACAACAAATTAAAGTACTTCATTATGGCTTTGACACGGAACAATTTTTACTAAAATCCAGGCAACAATCCACTATGCTGCGTCCAGATAATAAAAAGGTAATCCTGTATGCAGGTCGATTGGTTGAACTAAAAGGTATAAATTTCTTAATTTCAGCTTTACGTGATTTAAAAGAAATAAGGGATGATTGGGTATGCTGGATTGCTGGTACTGGAGAGCAAGAAGCAGAGTTAAAGGCCCAGGCAAGTTCGTTAGGTCTCGATCATCATATTATCTTCTTAGGGAAAAGAGATGATGTCCCTAGTTTACTAAAACAAACGGATATTTTTGTCCTTCCTACTTTAATTGAAAACCAACCTATATCCGTTATTGAAGCTCAAATTGCTGGTAAGGCAGTCATTGCCAGTGATGTTGGTGGTATCCCAGAAGTAATCGAACACGGTGTTACAGGTTTATTAACACCAGCAAAAAATACTGCTATGTTAACCAATAATCTAAATTTGCTATTATCAAACAACAAACTTAGGAAGTTGCTTGGATCTAATGCAAAAAAATGGGGAATGACACACTGGTCTATTGACAGTGGTATGCTGAAGTTAATGGAGATCTATAAGGGTGTAATGAAAGGAAGAAGTATATGA